GCGCGGTGGATCGCGCCGTCGACGCCACCGCCGCCGAGCAGCGACTCGTTGGCGGCGTTGACGACGGCGTCAACTTCTAGTCCGGTGATGTCTCCTTCGATGATGCGGATGCGGTCGTCGGTCATTACCGTCCTACTGGGCCGCCCACGCGTTGAAGCGCTTGTTGAGTTCGTCGATGTTGTCGGTCCAGAACCCAGTGTCGATGGCAATGGCGTTCTGCAGGTTGTTGGGGTCGCTGGGCAGATTGGCGAGCACGTCCGGCGCGATCCCCTTCACCGCGTCCTTGTGGCTGACGCCGTAGGAAATGTACTTCGGCAGTTCCTTCTGGTTCTCAGGCTGGCTCATGAAGGCGATGAGCTGCGTCGCCTGCTCCTGCTTCGGGCTGCCCTTGAGGATCACCCACGAGTCGATGGCATAGATGCTGCCCGGCCACACAATGCGGAAGTCCTTGCCTTCCTTGCGGGGGGTGTCGAGGCGGCCGTTGTAGACCGAGGTCATCGCCACTTCGCCGGAAGCGAGAAGCTGCGGCGGCTGGGCGCCCGCCTCCCACCAGATGAGGTGTGGCTTGATCTCGTCCAGCTTGGCAAAGGCGCGATCGACGCCGTCCTCGGTCGCCAGGGTGTCGTAAACGTCCTCCGGCGCCACACTGTCGGCCATCAGCGCGAATTCGAGGTTGTACTTGGGGCCCTTGCGCAAGGCGCGCTTGCCGGGGAACTGCGTCACATTCCAGAAGTCCGCCCACGACGCCGGTCCGTTGTCGGGGAACTTGTCGCCGTCGTATGCCAGCACCGTCGACCACAGGATGGCGCCGACGCCGCAATCGTGGACGGCCGCCGGCAGGAACGCATCCTTGCCGCCGAGTTCATCCCAGTCCAGCTGGACGAGCAGGCCCTCGTCGCAGCCGAGTTGCAGTTCCTCCGCCTCGACCTGGACCACGTCCCAGACCACGTCGCCGCCCTGCACCTTGGCGCGCAAGGTGCCGATGCCGCCGTCCCATGAATCCTCGATCAGCGGAATCCCGGTCTGCTTGGTGAACGGCTCGAAGTAGGCCTTGCGCTGCGCGTCCTGATAGGCCCCGCCCCAGGAGACCACCGTCAGGTCTCGGGCAACGCTCTCCGATGCCGCGCCCAGAAAAACGCTCGCGGCGACTGCGGCACAAGCAGTGGCTCTGGAATACATGACGACCTCCCCGAAGTTCGTTTGTTGTGTCCGACGATTATAGAAGTGCTGCCGCCGTGAACAAGGTCGGATCCCCGATCGCCGGTGCGCTGGCAGCCGTTGATTGAGGATCGGCGCATTACGGGATATACCTCGACGGGCGGGTATTCGCCGGTGCTCCGCCGGCTCGCCGGACGAAGGAACCATGGCCATGGCTCTCAAGGATTTGCTGGTTCAGGTGGACAGCAGCCGCCGCGCGGCGGCTCGGCTCGAAGCGGCCATTGGTTTGGCGGTGCGACACAACGCTAACCTTGTCGGCGTCTACGTATTGACCTATCCGAGCATCCCCGGCTTCATCCAGGCGGAGTTCGGAGAGGACGTGCTGCGCCGTCTGGCCGAAGACGCCCGTTCGGCGGCGGCGGCGGCCGAGGCCGATTTCAACGATCGCGTGGCGCGCGCCGGCGTCAGCGGCGAATGGCGTCTGGTGGAAGGCCCGGTTCCCGAAACGCTGGCGCTGCACGCCCGGTACTGCGACCTTGCCGTGGTCGGGCAACGGGATCCGGAAGGGGACGAAACGGCCGCTGCGTCGCAAATGCCGGACCGCGTGATCCTCTCCCTCGGGCGGCCGGTTCTGGTCATTCCCAACGTCGGCGACTATCCGGTTGTCGGCGAACGGGTGATGGTAGCCTGGGACGCCTCGCGGCTGGCGACGCGCGCGGTGCACGATGCACTGCCGCTACTGGAACTCTCCAGGCATGTCAGCGTCATCGCCATCAATCCGCACGGCGGCACGGAGGGCCACGGCATGATCCCGAGTGCCGACATCTGCCTGCATTTGGCGCGCCACGGCATCAACGTCGAAGCCCAGCACCTCTATGCCGACGATGTGGATGTGGGCGACATGCTGCTGTCGCGCGCCGCCGATCAGGCCATCGACCTGCTCGTCATGGGCGCCTATGGGCACGCCCGCTGGCGGGAACTGGTGCTCGGCGGCGCCACCCGCCACATCCTGAACCACATGACCATGCCGGTGCTGATGAGCCACTGACGCGGAGCGGTCGGGCAGGGCGGCAGCGCAAGCCCGGCACCCGGTCCTGCGTCATCGTCGTTCGCGTCTCAGCCGCTCATCAGCGCCAACTCTTTCGGGCGGGCAGCGGACACCCTGGCGGCAAAGCCGTTGCGGAGGAGATCCACGAACTTGTCGGCCGGCACCGCCTGGCTGAAAAGGAAGCCCTGAATTAAATCGCAGCCGCTCTCGCGCAGCAGGCGAAGCTGATCCTCCTGCTCGACCCCCTCGGCGACCACCGTCAGATCCATCCGTTTCGCCATGGCGATGATGGCGTCGACGATGGCGGAGTCGGCCGCATTGTCGGAAAGCTCGCGGATGAACGACCGGTCGATCTTGATGATGTCCACCGGCAGCTTCTGCAGGTAGGTGAGCGAGGCGTAGCCGGTGCCGAAGTCGTCCACCGCGATCTCGACGCCGAGGCCGTGCAGCTTTTCGAGAATGGCGATGGATTCGCCGGCGTCTTCGAGCACGGCGCTTTCGGTGATCTCCACGCACAGGCTGGAGGCCGGGACAGCTCCGCGGGACAGCGCCGCGAGGACGGACGCGAGCATCTGGCCGCGCTGCAGTTGACGACTGGAGACGTTGACGGAGATCCGGACATCGCCGAAGCCGAGCTTGCGCCACTCGCCGGCCTGCCGGCAGGCTTCCTGCAGAACCCAATTGCCGATCGACTCGATCAGCCCGCCTTCCTCCGCAAGCCCGATGAACTCCCCCGGCGGCACCAGCCCGAACTCCGGATGGCGCCAACGCAACAGCGCCTCGGCAGCAACGATGCATCCCGATTGCGCCGCAACCAGCGGCTGATAGAACAGCTCCAATTGCTGTTTCTCCAGCGCATGGTGAAGGTGCTGGGAGAGTATCACCGCACGTGTGGGCTGTGCGTTCATGTCGCAGCGAAAGAACTGCCAGGCGTTGCCGCCGATCCGCTTGACACGGCGACGGGCGGTGTCCGCACACTGCAGCAGCCCGATGCCGTCCGCCGCGTCATCGGGGAACACGGCGATGCCGATACTGGCGTGGACGTAGACGTCCTGGTCGCCCACGCGATAGGGCGCGGCGAGCGATGCGTGGATTTTGGGCGCCAAGTCGGCAATGCCGGGCCGATCCCGCCGACCCGTCAACAGCAGCGAGAATTCGTCGCCGGCAATTCTGGCGGCGGTGTCGGTCGATCCCAGGAACTCGAACAACCGGCGACCGACCTGGCGCAGGATTTCGTCGCCCGCCTCCGGACCCAGGCCGTCGTTGCAGCGCTGGAAGTGATCCAGGTCGATGGACAGCAGCGAGAGCGAGGCGCCGGTCAACTGCGCCTTCGCCATCGCCTGATCAAGCGTCTCGAAAAACCGGAAGCGGTTGGGCAGATCGGTCAGCTGGTCGTGATGGGCCTGGTGCTGCAGCCGAGCCTCGTGCCGGCGCAGTTCCTGTTCGCACTGGCGTCGGTGGATGGCGGCGCCGACAATTCCTGCTGCCGTCTTCAAGGCCTCGACCTCCGGATCGGCCCACTGGGTGTGAGTCTGCCGTCGCTCGAAACGGAAATAGCCCCACCAGTGGTTTCCGGCGTGAATCGGGATCAGCAGCGGGCCCCGCGCTTCCTCCCCCACAAACGCGCGCGCCGGCTGTGACAGGCTCGGGGCGGTCGCGACATTGACCGCATGACC
This window of the Rhodospirillales bacterium genome carries:
- a CDS encoding ABC transporter substrate-binding protein, whose translation is MYSRATACAAVAASVFLGAASESVARDLTVVSWGGAYQDAQRKAYFEPFTKQTGIPLIEDSWDGGIGTLRAKVQGGDVVWDVVQVEAEELQLGCDEGLLVQLDWDELGGKDAFLPAAVHDCGVGAILWSTVLAYDGDKFPDNGPASWADFWNVTQFPGKRALRKGPKYNLEFALMADSVAPEDVYDTLATEDGVDRAFAKLDEIKPHLIWWEAGAQPPQLLASGEVAMTSVYNGRLDTPRKEGKDFRIVWPGSIYAIDSWVILKGSPKQEQATQLIAFMSQPENQKELPKYISYGVSHKDAVKGIAPDVLANLPSDPNNLQNAIAIDTGFWTDNIDELNKRFNAWAAQ
- a CDS encoding universal stress protein: MALKDLLVQVDSSRRAAARLEAAIGLAVRHNANLVGVYVLTYPSIPGFIQAEFGEDVLRRLAEDARSAAAAAEADFNDRVARAGVSGEWRLVEGPVPETLALHARYCDLAVVGQRDPEGDETAAASQMPDRVILSLGRPVLVIPNVGDYPVVGERVMVAWDASRLATRAVHDALPLLELSRHVSVIAINPHGGTEGHGMIPSADICLHLARHGINVEAQHLYADDVDVGDMLLSRAADQAIDLLVMGAYGHARWRELVLGGATRHILNHMTMPVLMSH
- a CDS encoding EAL domain-containing protein — translated: MKFPSRDPGTIRLNRLDDCVDPLRAEAVALRQRLDDLTRLVSDWVWETDAKLRLTSVSDRAFESLDMTPRELQGRHLTTVFRFADEHAANVSLAHLTPFRSAPCVVTTRSGEQRFLSVSGIPVFDPDSGRYLGYRGTASDLTRDRLAQLALERRDAVMTAVGDVAAQLLSACDWHDKLPAIVRTLAHAAAADALDVFRVFIDTDGNAVTERWVQWTQDVGIAVDGHDRRGAIPFSTTALATWEARLRAGHAVNVATAPSLSQPARAFVGEEARGPLLIPIHAGNHWWGYFRFERRQTHTQWADPEVEALKTAAGIVGAAIHRRQCEQELRRHEARLQHQAHHDQLTDLPNRFRFFETLDQAMAKAQLTGASLSLLSIDLDHFQRCNDGLGPEAGDEILRQVGRRLFEFLGSTDTAARIAGDEFSLLLTGRRDRPGIADLAPKIHASLAAPYRVGDQDVYVHASIGIAVFPDDAADGIGLLQCADTARRRVKRIGGNAWQFFRCDMNAQPTRAVILSQHLHHALEKQQLELFYQPLVAAQSGCIVAAEALLRWRHPEFGLVPPGEFIGLAEEGGLIESIGNWVLQEACRQAGEWRKLGFGDVRISVNVSSRQLQRGQMLASVLAALSRGAVPASSLCVEITESAVLEDAGESIAILEKLHGLGVEIAVDDFGTGYASLTYLQKLPVDIIKIDRSFIRELSDNAADSAIVDAIIAMAKRMDLTVVAEGVEQEDQLRLLRESGCDLIQGFLFSQAVPADKFVDLLRNGFAARVSAARPKELALMSG